One genomic segment of Arcobacter porcinus includes these proteins:
- a CDS encoding HNH endonuclease has product MCRGQDYCTELDKDTSNWNKQSLLDNPKWFNSQIDIFIEAVKLFVIYNDKQGCLNLLSTLRNDEMQDWFIEHGQMSGRHRKNTLNIQKPPIIDESLRDAIRSPKKYQKAVFKRDGYRCRYCGIKLLSQEFVKEFSKKLDSNLFQRGKTNKSTNGLILNFWPVADHVFPWNMGGQTNESNLVSSCSSCNYGKDGYTCEQLGIENPFTREPIVDDWDGLESFISLIKQMD; this is encoded by the coding sequence ATGTGTAGAGGGCAAGATTACTGTACTGAATTAGATAAGGATACTAGTAACTGGAATAAGCAAAGTTTACTTGATAATCCAAAATGGTTTAATAGTCAAATCGATATATTTATAGAAGCTGTAAAGCTTTTTGTAATATATAATGATAAACAAGGCTGTTTGAATTTACTATCTACTCTTAGAAATGATGAAATGCAAGATTGGTTTATTGAACATGGTCAAATGTCTGGTAGGCATAGAAAAAATACTTTAAACATTCAAAAACCACCAATTATAGATGAATCATTAAGAGATGCAATTAGAAGTCCTAAAAAATATCAAAAAGCTGTATTTAAAAGAGATGGTTATAGATGTAGATACTGTGGAATAAAATTATTGTCGCAAGAATTTGTTAAAGAGTTTTCAAAAAAACTTGATTCAAATTTATTTCAAAGAGGGAAAACCAATAAATCCACAAATGGATTAATATTAAATTTTTGGCCAGTTGCCGACCATGTTTTCCCATGGAATATGGGAGGTCAAACAAATGAATCAAATTTAGTTAGTTCATGCTCTAGCTGTAATTATGGAAAAGATGGTTATACTTGTGAACAACTAGGTATTGAAAATCCTTTTACTAGGGAGCCAATTGTTGATGATTGGGATGGTTTAGAATCATTTATAAGCCTAATAAAACAAATGGATTAA
- a CDS encoding restriction endonuclease subunit S produces the protein MKIKLNDIAEIKTGLVLNRKKADMSKEQKLYYSVVSLKSFNVDAIYDNTFADEFISNEQIKEDYQVKQDDILLRLREPNFAVYIDKEYENLIYPSLMVRVKLQDSRFDPHFIAHYLNSNTVKKALSSELSGTTIPMIKVADVNEIKIPLINLDKQKKIVEYLKLAHQENELLQNLINQKQKYSKEIFETLVLQGE, from the coding sequence GTGAAAATAAAACTAAACGACATAGCCGAGATAAAAACTGGACTTGTGCTTAACAGAAAAAAAGCTGACATGAGCAAGGAACAAAAGTTATATTATAGTGTTGTATCTCTCAAGTCTTTCAATGTTGATGCCATCTATGATAATACTTTTGCAGATGAGTTTATCTCTAATGAGCAAATTAAAGAGGATTATCAAGTAAAGCAAGATGACATCCTTTTAAGACTTCGAGAACCTAATTTTGCCGTATACATAGATAAAGAGTATGAAAATCTTATCTATCCATCTTTGATGGTTCGTGTGAAACTTCAAGATAGTAGATTTGACCCACATTTTATAGCTCACTATCTAAATAGCAACACAGTAAAAAAAGCACTCTCATCTGAGCTATCAGGTACAACAATACCTATGATAAAAGTAGCAGATGTAAACGAGATAAAAATACCGCTTATAAACCTAGATAAACAAAAAAAGATAGTAGAATACTTAAAACTTGCTCACCAAGAAAATGAGCTTTTACAAAACCTAATAAACCAAAAACAAAAATACTCAAAAGAGATATTTGAAACATTAGTATTACAAGGAGAATAA
- a CDS encoding type I restriction-modification system subunit M, whose translation MQKTTQSTINNVVWKACDTFRGTMDGSDYKDYVLTMLFVKYLSDFYKEKLEQLQAEYGDKTDRIEAKLKREKFRLDESCTFDYLVKHKEASNLGEIMNKVLERIEEDNRDKLEGIFRSIDFNNKNKLGDTKERNTILKNLIEDFSDTRLDLRPSMLEGNDVIGDAYEYLISHFASDAGKKGGEFYTPSEVSTLLAKLVEPKEGDMIYDPTCGSGSLLIKASKEIGSKNFRLYGQERNGQTQALCKMNMFLHEINDAVIEWGDTIRNPLHLQDNLLKTFDVVVANPPFSLDKWGEEIASEDSFGRFKYGTPPKSKGDFAFVLHMISSLNSNGKMGVILPHGVLFRGASEGKIRTKLIEDNLLDAVIGLPANLFFGTSIPACILIFKKNRPNKDIIFIDASREYGKGKNQNYLREDEENNDIKKIVETYKNRKEIEKYSHVATLEEIQENDYNLNIPRYVDTFEEEEIIDLDATKTNIENIENELVAIKSKMSGYLKQLGL comes from the coding sequence ATGCAAAAAACGACTCAAAGCACAATCAACAATGTAGTATGGAAAGCTTGCGATACATTCAGAGGTACAATGGATGGAAGTGATTATAAAGATTATGTTCTTACGATGCTATTTGTGAAGTATCTATCTGATTTTTACAAAGAAAAACTAGAACAGCTTCAAGCAGAGTACGGTGATAAGACTGATAGAATAGAAGCAAAGCTAAAAAGAGAAAAATTTAGACTTGATGAGAGTTGTACATTTGATTATTTGGTTAAACACAAAGAGGCTTCTAATCTTGGTGAGATAATGAACAAAGTACTTGAGAGAATCGAAGAGGACAATAGGGACAAACTTGAAGGTATCTTTAGAAGCATAGACTTCAACAACAAAAACAAACTAGGTGATACAAAAGAGAGAAACACAATACTAAAAAACCTTATCGAAGACTTTAGTGATACAAGACTAGATCTTAGACCTTCAATGTTAGAGGGAAATGATGTAATAGGAGATGCTTATGAGTATCTTATCTCACACTTTGCAAGTGATGCAGGGAAAAAAGGTGGAGAATTTTATACACCAAGTGAAGTATCGACTCTTTTAGCAAAACTAGTTGAGCCAAAAGAGGGAGATATGATTTATGATCCAACTTGTGGTTCTGGTTCACTACTTATTAAAGCATCAAAAGAGATAGGAAGTAAAAACTTCCGTCTTTATGGGCAAGAGAGAAATGGACAAACTCAAGCACTTTGTAAGATGAATATGTTTTTACATGAGATAAACGATGCAGTTATCGAGTGGGGAGATACGATAAGAAATCCACTTCATCTACAAGACAATCTTCTTAAAACATTTGATGTAGTAGTAGCAAATCCACCGTTTAGTCTTGATAAATGGGGAGAAGAGATAGCAAGTGAAGATAGCTTTGGAAGATTTAAATATGGAACACCACCAAAAAGTAAAGGAGATTTTGCTTTTGTTCTTCATATGATTAGTTCACTTAATTCTAATGGGAAAATGGGAGTAATATTACCTCATGGTGTATTATTTAGAGGAGCAAGTGAAGGCAAAATTAGAACAAAACTTATTGAAGATAATCTTCTTGATGCAGTTATTGGCTTACCTGCAAACTTATTTTTTGGAACTTCAATACCAGCTTGTATTTTAATATTCAAGAAGAATAGACCAAATAAAGATATTATATTTATCGATGCAAGTCGTGAGTATGGAAAAGGCAAAAATCAAAATTATCTTAGAGAAGATGAAGAAAATAACGACATAAAAAAGATAGTAGAAACTTATAAAAATAGAAAAGAGATAGAGAAGTACTCACATGTAGCGACACTTGAAGAGATACAAGAAAATGACTATAACTTAAATATACCAAGATATGTAGATACATTTGAAGAAGAGGAAATCATCGATTTAGATGCTACCAAAACAAATATCGAAAATATCGAAAATGAGTTAGTAGCGATAAAATCAAAAATGAGTGGTTATCTAAAACAGTTGGGGCTATAA
- a CDS encoding endonuclease, translated as MNKIIILLITISISLFANNFSKSKKILLKQIYHDNKVSFYCSNPYEITRVKNKEVTLIIQDDRYYTPRNVFTKKGNENVRAKRIEWEHVFPAENFGRHLPCWKEGGRKACSKDKLFNLMEADMHNLVPAIGEVNADRSNFRFAADLPKKGMYGNCEFEVNFKNKRAYPRKEIRGDIARIYLYMSDKYNINLSNQERKLMEAWNKQDPVDEWERIKNKRVAKIQGNFNPYIK; from the coding sequence ATGAATAAAATTATAATACTACTTATAACTATTTCAATATCACTATTTGCTAATAATTTTAGTAAATCAAAAAAGATACTATTAAAACAGATATATCATGATAATAAAGTAAGCTTTTATTGCTCTAACCCTTATGAGATAACTAGAGTTAAAAATAAAGAAGTTACTTTAATTATTCAAGATGATAGATATTATACTCCCAGAAATGTTTTTACAAAAAAAGGTAATGAGAATGTTAGAGCAAAAAGAATCGAGTGGGAACATGTATTTCCTGCTGAAAACTTTGGAAGACATTTACCTTGTTGGAAAGAAGGTGGTAGAAAAGCTTGTAGTAAAGATAAACTGTTTAATTTAATGGAAGCTGATATGCATAATTTAGTTCCTGCTATTGGTGAAGTAAATGCAGATAGAAGTAATTTTAGATTTGCAGCTGATTTACCTAAAAAAGGAATGTATGGTAACTGTGAGTTTGAAGTAAACTTTAAAAATAAAAGAGCATACCCAAGAAAAGAGATAAGAGGTGATATTGCTAGGATTTATCTTTATATGAGTGATAAATATAATATAAATCTTTCAAACCAAGAAAGAAAACTAATGGAAGCTTGGAATAAACAAGACCCTGTTGATGAGTGGGAAAGAATTAAAAATAAAAGGGTCGCTAAAATTCAAGGTAACTTTAATCCATATATAAAATAA
- a CDS encoding ATP-binding protein → MLDRLIHHFHLINVTGESYRLKQKREAGLLDISNK, encoded by the coding sequence ATTTTAGATAGATTAATCCATCATTTTCATTTAATAAATGTTACTGGTGAAAGCTATAGATTAAAGCAAAAAAGAGAAGCTGGCTTGTTAGATATTTCTAATAAATAG